From Bacteroides uniformis:
CCGGTAGTGGGGTCTACATACGTCATATAACCACCGGCGGCATCAGCCACCACAGCACCGTCCGGTTCGTGCAGCACAATACCGGTAACAATGGGCAAAGATTCCTTTAGATTGCTATACGAAACGGCAGTACGGTTCAGATGAGAACCGGCATCCAGCGTAATCAGACGCGTTTCCACCACCGCAGTATCCCCTTTCACAGCCAACGGATTGAACTCCAGCTTCACGGTGAAGCGCAACGGACCGTTGTCCAGCACCTCCTGCGTCTTGTAGCACCACGGATAGATAATGGTATCATTCACCATCAATGCAGACACTCCGGCTCCCAATGTTGGGCCTACTGCATAGCAGTCCATGCCATAACCGTGGTCTATATGATAGGAGAATGTGCGTACCAGCTCATCGGCTGCCTTCGGGTCTGTCTTGCGCAATTCATTAACCTGCTTCCAGGAGTCTGCATCCAGTTCCTTGGCATACATGTCTTCCAGTACCGGTGCAGCAGTGCCTCGCTTCGTGAACAAGTCGTAGCCGAAACCGCGTTCACCCCTTGCCTGCAATGCAGGACCGTAGGCACGGAAGCCTACCAAGTCGTTCTCCCAGGCCATGTCGTCCAGACGTTCGGGATACTGCCGCCCACAAGCCCTTACCTCCACATCGACGGGAGCACCGGCCTGGACGGTATATGCAGCCGATGCATTGGCGGCTACCGTAGCAGGGAAGATTAATTTGTCATCGTAGGTCACTTGGTAAGGCACCTGCTCCCCTTCGACATTCAGAACCACAATCTGTGCGGTGTCTGCCAGATTCAGAAGGTTTGAGATTTCGGTCATGGACACCTCTACCATCTCATCGGAACGGTCCATCGCTAACGGATTGGTTACCGTAACAGTCACTATCTTGCTATCGTTGCAAGCAAGACAGCAGAGGGCCGCCATACATAATAAAAGAAAGTTTCTCATATAATCATTGCTTTTTCCTAATCAGTTGTATAACTTTCTTTTAGGCGCGGATTTCGCGGATTATACGGATTTTCCTTATCCTTTCCGCGAAATCCGCGTAATCCGCGCCCAAAAGAAAAAGGTGACAAGTGACATTATCCTGCCACTTTATCACCTTCTCAATTATCCTTAAATTTATTTCGGTTGCTTTCCGATATAAGCCAAGATACCTCCGTCTACATAGAGGATGTGACCGTTTACCGCATTAGAGGCTTCCGATGCCAGGAACACTGCCGGACCGGTAAGTTCTTCCGGAGCCAGCCAGCGGCCTGCCGGAGTCTTGGCGCAGATGAACGAGTCGAACGGGTGACGGCTACCGTCGGCCTGCTTTTCACGCAGCGGAGCAGTCTGCGGGGTAGCGATGTAACCCGGACCGATACCGTTACATTGGATGTTATATTCACCATATTCAGAGCAGATGTTGCGAGTCAGCATCTTCAAGCCACCCTTGGCAGCGGCATAGGCCGACACAGTCTCACGACCCAGTTCGGACATCATAGAGCAGATATTGATAATTTTACCGTGGCCCTTCTTCATCATGGCAGGCAGAACAGCCTTTGATACGATGAACGGAGCATTGAGGTCGATATCGATTACACGACGGAAGTCAGCAGCCTCCATCTCGTGCATAGGAACACGGCGGATGATGCCGGCATTGTTTACGAGGATATCAACAGAGCCTACTTCCTTTTCAATCTGGGCTACCATGGCCTGAACAGCAGGTTCGTCTGTCACATCACATACATAACCGCGTGCCTTGATACCCTTTTCAGTATAGGCAGCCAAGCCTTTGTCTACCAACTCCTGGTTGATATCGTTGAAACAGATAGTTGCTCCTTGCTCTGCAAAAGCTGAAGCGATAGCAAAACCGATACCATAAGAAGCACCTGTAACAAGGGCTACTTTACCTTCCAAAGAAAAATTCAAATACGGATTCATAACGTTAAATTATTAAGTTTAAATAAGTGATATTCTATTTATGTACGATTTGCAAGTAGTTTATACTCAATGGAAACTTTATTTTGGGAGAATGCCTTCCCTATAAGGAAATCGCAGCGAATGCTTTTCGTATCGTAGCTTTTCACATCATCGGGATGCTCAGCATAGCGAATTTCATAGTTCGTTTTCATGATTGCACTACATTTAATAGGTTATAACTTCAGCCATCAAATACACATCGTTTGCGTACACGATGCAAATGTAACAAAAGAAAATGGAGAAACCGTATAAATTTGTGTCAATTATATAGCAATATCGTTCAAAGATTCGTAAAAAGAAAAAATCTATACCTATAGTGCCAACAAGAGGGGGAAAGAATAACAAAAAAACCCACTAAAACTTGCGATTTTAGTGGGTTTTTAGCTGCAATTAGCTGTATCGTAGTTGGACTACCAGGATTCGAACCTGGACAAACAGAACCAAAACCTGTTGTGCTACCATTACACCATAGTCCAAACATAGGGCTTTCTGTTAAAAAGCGGTGCAAAGATAAAAGGAAGCCCCGAAATATCCAAATATTTCGGGGCTATTTTTACTGCCGAAGCATCATTTCCTTAATTACTTCTCTTTAGGCTACCGTTATTTGGCGATAATCAGATAGTAATTCTTCTTGCCGCGCTGTACCAGCAGGTATTTTTCGTCCAGCAGGTCGGCTGTCGTAATCACCTGGTCGAAAGCAGCCAGTTTCTCCTTATTCAGAGAAACGCCACCGCCTTGCACCAGCTTACGCATCTCGCCCTTGGAAGCGAATACAGCAGCATTATCCACGAACAAATCCACCGCCTTCACACCGGCAGCCAGTGCATCACGGGATATTTCAAACTGGGGAACACCCTCGAACACAGCCAGCAGCGTATCTTCGTCCAACTTCTTCAGTGCATCCGAAGTTGCATTGCCAAACAAGATGTTGGATGCATCCACGGCGGCATTATAGTCCTCTTCGGAGTGAACCATGATAGTCACTTCCTTCGCCAGACACTTCTGAAGGACGCGCAAGTGGGGAGCAGCGTCGTGCTCGGCCGTCAGAGCGTCAATCTCTTCCTTGGACAGTGCAGTGAATATCTTTATGTAGCGTTTGGCATCCTCGTCGCTCACGTTCAGCCAGAACTGGTAGAACTTATATGGAGAAGTGTAGCGCGGGTCGAGCCAGATGTTTCCGGACTCTGTCTTGCCGAACTTGCCACCGTCGGCCTTCGTAATCAGCGGGCTGGTCAGTGCAAATACCTCCCCACCGTTCGTACGGCGAATCAGTTCGGCACCGGTGGTGATGTTACCCCACTGGTCGCTGCCACCCATCTGGAGCTTGCAGCCTTTGGTTTCATACAGATGAAGGAAGTCGTACCCCTGCAACAGCTGGTAGGTGAATTCCGTGAAGGAAAGACCGTCACGTGCCTCACCGTTCAGACGCTTCTTTACAGAATCTTTCGCCATCATATAGTTTACGGTGATGTGCTTACCCACTTCACGGGCAAAATCGAGGAAAGTGAAGTTCTTCATCCAATCGTAGTTGTTCACCAACTCGGCACGGTTGGGGGCATCCGAATCAAAATCCAGGAACTTGGAGAGCTGGGCCTTCATACCGGCCAGGTTGCGCTGCAACGTCTCTTCCGTAAGCAGATTGCGTTCGGCAGACTTTCCGGAAGGGTCACCAATCATACCCGTAGCACCGCCAATCAGTGCCAACGGCTTGTGTCCGCAACGCTGGAAGTGACGCAAAATCATCACACTGCAAAGGTGCCCGATGTGCAAAGAGTCCGCAGTAGGGTCGAAACCAATGTATGCAGTCACTTGTTCCTTAGCCAGAAGTTCTTCCGTACCCGGCATCATATCGTGGAGCATGCCACGCCATCTTAATTCTTCTACAAAATTCATCGAATGATTAAGTTATCTGATTAATTATTTAAGTGATTATCTATGAATTGTTTGATTCCTATTTTAATCTGCGCAAAAATACGACTCTTTATTCGAAGAAACAACTCTTAGGGTTTAAAAAAGACTTTGCAGACATTTCTCCGGAGTGTTTCTCCAAGCTCCTCGGGAGAGATGCCGCGCACTTCGGCAGCGCGTGCATACAATTCCCCGATGGAAACTTCGCTTTCATCCGTTTCGATGAACAGCCGGTCGGCAGGTACCCGGCACAAGGCTACTTCCTGGTATTTCTCCCCGAATGAAAGGTAAAAGCCATGTTTCAGATATTCCTCCACCAGCGCCGCCTTGCCACGGAAACCATGTATTATCCACGGATTCGACGGGCGCAAGTCCCGCTTCACCTTCAGCAGTTCATCAACCGCCTTCACCAGATGAATCACCAGCGGCTTTCCCACTTCCTCTGCCAAACATGCCTGGCACCTGAACACTTCCACCTGCAAATCCATCGGAGCATCTGCCAGCTTGTCCAGCCCGGCTTCGCCCACGGCAAGTACTTGGGGATGGCGCACTAACTCCTCCAGGCCGCACACCCTGCTAGCCACAGCACCTTCAACTCCTGAGTGTTCACCTCCACTCCGACCTATACGCCAGGGATGTATCCCCACCGAATACCATCCGCCGCTCTGTGGAGAGAACGTTTCGGGATAGCAATTTGCAATGGCAGTTCCGGGTACTTGCGGAAGCCGGTGTGTATGTATGTCAACTGGAATATTCATGGAACGGGATCATATCCGGAACCTCCCCAGGGATGGCAGCGCAGAATGCGCCTGACTGCCAGACAAAACCCCTTGAAAGGTCCGTGTTTCTTGATGGCCTCCACCGCATATTGCGAACAAGTGGGGGTAAAACGGCATGAAGGCCCTATCATGGGCGATATGCACTTCTGATAGAAATAGATGGGAAGCAGCAGCAGATATGAAAGCAGACGCTTCATGACACCTGCGGAGTTTGCTCGGTTTCAGCATTTGCCGCTACCTTCTCGGCAATGCGTGCCAAAGCTGTCTTCATACGGTCCTCGATGACAGAAGAGTCTACCAACTGGTCCGAAAGATAGATGAAGGCCACGGCCAAACGGCACTTTTTTTCCGTCAACACTGCCAGCAGTCCGTGTTTGTTCATGCGGTAGGCTTCACGTATCTGACGTTTCACGCGGTTGCGCTTCACCGCCCGCTTGAAACGGCGTTTCGAGACACTTACAAGAATGGAAACGGGTGCCTCCAGCTCCTCCACCGGCAGATACACCACACGCAAAGGGAAAACCGAAAACGAGCGTGAGCCGCCCGCAAACATCTTCTCTATCACTTTCTTCCTGTCCAACCGTTCGGACTTACGCAAGGTATTTGGCATGGGGTGATGAGTTATAAGTTATGAGTGATGAGTTATGAGTGATAAGTTATGGGGGCGATACAAAAACGAGCTACAAGTACCTGGCAACATAAAAGCACAACCACTTGTAGCTCAATTTTATAAATCCATTGTTATGCCTACAAGCTATAAGCAAATCACTCATAACTTATAACTCATAACTCTTTTTACTTTCCTTTATTATTTTCCTTGATAAACATGTCAAGCGCCGCCGTCATTGAGGGTGCCTGCACGCTGGGAGCTTCCAGGTCAAGACGAAGCCCGGCATCACGGACTGCCTGGGCAGTGGTAGAGCCGAATGTTCCGATCTTGATTTCCTTCTGGTCAAAATCAGGGAAATTCTTCTTCAAGGCACTGATGCCTGCCGGACTGAAGAACACCAGCATGTCATAATCAAAAGCCTCATCTGCAGCAAAATCATTGCTGACAGTGCGGTACATGACAGCTTCCGTGTGCTGAATCTTATTCTTATCCAGCAGATTCTTCACGTCATCATTGTGTACATCCGACATCGGTACCAAGTACTTTTCAGTCTTATGCTTAACAATGGAAGGTATCAAATCGTCAATCTTCCCGGTGTTTCCGAAGAAAATCTTACGCTTACGATACTGCACATACTTTTGGATATACAGAGCAACGGCCTCCGTCACGCAGAAATACTTCATTGTTTCGGGAATTGTCACACGCAATTCTGTACACAAGTGGAAGAAATGATCAATAGCATGACGCGAAGTAAAAATAACGGCAGTCTGATCCAAGACCGAAATTTTCTGTTGTCTGAACTCTTTCGCTGAAAGGCTCTCCACTTTGATAAATGGGCGAAAATCTATTTTCACACCATACTTCTCGGCGATGTCGTAGTAAGGAGATTTCTCTGATGCCGGTTTCGGCTGCGACACAAGTACTTTCTTAATTTTCAACGTCCTAAAATTTTATTATCAAATAATCGTTTAGCTGCGTCACGCCTTGATATAACACAAAACAAGGCATGATTTCAAGGGCACAAAAGTACACAATTAAAAGCAAACCGCCATATAAATTGTTACAAAAAAGCTTTAACCACTTGTATAACATCAATATTTTAGCAAAAAAGGCTAAAATCAATCCTATTATTATCGTCAGCTGCAAACTCAAATCAAAATAGACTATGAACAGAGCAAACGGGAAAAGGGCGAATCCCAAGTAATAAAGTAGCGTAGAATAGGACTCAAGCCATAGCGTTGTAACACTTTCGTCAAAAAAAATCCAACCCAGAAAAGAGTAGAGCATCCACTTCAAGCACAAATAGAAGAGACACACACCGATGTAAATCCCCAGCAGAAGCCCCGGCGACACATGACGTACCAGTTCCGGCTGTATATCATTGAAGTAGCTGAAGATACAGACACCCGCAAGGATGCAAGTCTGCAGGATGAGCAGCAGCAAATAGCGCATATCGGCGGCTGTGGAAGTGGCAAATATGCTGGTACGTTCGCGATGAAGCAGGAAATCCTTCACCAGCTGCAGCAGGAACTTGCGGCTGCGTGACAAAACATAGGCCGACAGAAAGAAACAGCACAAAAGAACCACGGTGATGCCATCGTCCATTCTCGGAGAATATGGAATAGGAATCCCCTCCGTCCCCACTACTGCCCAAGCCATCAACAGCCCTATCATATTGCAGCGAATTTACGGATGGAGGCGTCCCACAAGGGAGTGGTATACATCAGTTCCACGGCTTCCTGCGGTGTCTGCGCCACATGCCAGATGGCACCGTGCTGCACGCGCATGAAGTTTTCGTCCACTGCCTGCCGGAGCATATCGAGCAGAGGGTCGAAATAGTTCTTGACATTCAGTATCACAATCGGGTTCAGATACAGTCCGAGTTGCTTCCAAGTGATGATTTCCAGCAGTTCTTCCAGGGTGCCGCAACCACCGGGCAGGGCGATGACGGCATCGCTCAGGTCGGCCATTGTCTTTTTCCGCTGGTGCATGCTTTCCACTTCCACGAGTTGGGTAAGTCCGGTGTGATGCCATCCCTGCTCCACCATGAAGCGGGGAATGACGCCCGTCACCTCTCCCCCTGCCCGGAGTGCCGCATCGGACACAGCGGACATCAGTCCCATATTTCCCGCACCATTAATCAGGCGAATTTGCCGCTGCCCCAGCAGAGTGCCCAACTCACGGGCTGCATCGAAATAAACGGAATCTATCTTTGTGCTCGAAGCACAATATACGCATACGGAATTTATCTTGTTCATCATCTTGTTACTTCCTTTTTTAGGTACCGCCACAAAGGTACATGATTTCGGGGAGATTTGAAACAAATTTCTTTCTTCCCACTTACGACGGGGGATTTTTCATGAGTCAATAACGGATTATGTGTGCCGCAGGCACTGATAAGGCACATTAAACAGAGCTACACCCTTTGCCCCGGATAGCTACACCCTTTGGGGTAAATGGCTACACCATGTCAGGGAAAGGGTGTAGCCTTATATAAAAGGTAAAATTCCCTGTTGACATATAGTGATGAAAGCAGGGAATCGTTCACTTTATTGAATCAGAGGACCTTATATATCAATATTCGAGCCAAAAGTAATCCGTCAAGGTCAATCCGATTAATAGGATTATTCCCGCAATAAGCATAGAGACTTGTATT
This genomic window contains:
- a CDS encoding LOG family protein, with the translated sequence MNKINSVCVYCASSTKIDSVYFDAARELGTLLGQRQIRLINGAGNMGLMSAVSDAALRAGGEVTGVIPRFMVEQGWHHTGLTQLVEVESMHQRKKTMADLSDAVIALPGGCGTLEELLEIITWKQLGLYLNPIVILNVKNYFDPLLDMLRQAVDENFMRVQHGAIWHVAQTPQEAVELMYTTPLWDASIRKFAAI
- a CDS encoding DUF4271 domain-containing protein, with translation MIGLLMAWAVVGTEGIPIPYSPRMDDGITVVLLCCFFLSAYVLSRSRKFLLQLVKDFLLHRERTSIFATSTAADMRYLLLLILQTCILAGVCIFSYFNDIQPELVRHVSPGLLLGIYIGVCLFYLCLKWMLYSFLGWIFFDESVTTLWLESYSTLLYYLGFALFPFALFIVYFDLSLQLTIIIGLILAFFAKILMLYKWLKLFCNNLYGGLLLIVYFCALEIMPCFVLYQGVTQLNDYLIIKF
- a CDS encoding uroporphyrinogen-III synthase, which encodes MKIKKVLVSQPKPASEKSPYYDIAEKYGVKIDFRPFIKVESLSAKEFRQQKISVLDQTAVIFTSRHAIDHFFHLCTELRVTIPETMKYFCVTEAVALYIQKYVQYRKRKIFFGNTGKIDDLIPSIVKHKTEKYLVPMSDVHNDDVKNLLDKNKIQHTEAVMYRTVSNDFAADEAFDYDMLVFFSPAGISALKKNFPDFDQKEIKIGTFGSTTAQAVRDAGLRLDLEAPSVQAPSMTAALDMFIKENNKGK
- the yidD gene encoding membrane protein insertion efficiency factor YidD translates to MKRLLSYLLLLPIYFYQKCISPMIGPSCRFTPTCSQYAVEAIKKHGPFKGFCLAVRRILRCHPWGGSGYDPVP
- a CDS encoding gluconate 5-dehydrogenase → MNPYLNFSLEGKVALVTGASYGIGFAIASAFAEQGATICFNDINQELVDKGLAAYTEKGIKARGYVCDVTDEPAVQAMVAQIEKEVGSVDILVNNAGIIRRVPMHEMEAADFRRVIDIDLNAPFIVSKAVLPAMMKKGHGKIINICSMMSELGRETVSAYAAAKGGLKMLTRNICSEYGEYNIQCNGIGPGYIATPQTAPLREKQADGSRHPFDSFICAKTPAGRWLAPEELTGPAVFLASEASNAVNGHILYVDGGILAYIGKQPK
- a CDS encoding DUF4861 domain-containing protein, which gives rise to MRNFLLLCMAALCCLACNDSKIVTVTVTNPLAMDRSDEMVEVSMTEISNLLNLADTAQIVVLNVEGEQVPYQVTYDDKLIFPATVAANASAAYTVQAGAPVDVEVRACGRQYPERLDDMAWENDLVGFRAYGPALQARGERGFGYDLFTKRGTAAPVLEDMYAKELDADSWKQVNELRKTDPKAADELVRTFSYHIDHGYGMDCYAVGPTLGAGVSALMVNDTIIYPWCYKTQEVLDNGPLRFTVKLEFNPLAVKGDTAVVETRLITLDAGSHLNRTAVSYSNLKESLPIVTGIVLHEPDGAVVADAAGGYMTYVDPTTGPDNGKIFMGAAFPAVVKEAKTVLFPIEEKKMRNNADGHVLVVSDYEPGADYVYYWGFAWDRADIKTAEAWNRYMADFAQKVRNPMTVSIR
- the tyrS gene encoding tyrosine--tRNA ligase, with amino-acid sequence MNFVEELRWRGMLHDMMPGTEELLAKEQVTAYIGFDPTADSLHIGHLCSVMILRHFQRCGHKPLALIGGATGMIGDPSGKSAERNLLTEETLQRNLAGMKAQLSKFLDFDSDAPNRAELVNNYDWMKNFTFLDFAREVGKHITVNYMMAKDSVKKRLNGEARDGLSFTEFTYQLLQGYDFLHLYETKGCKLQMGGSDQWGNITTGAELIRRTNGGEVFALTSPLITKADGGKFGKTESGNIWLDPRYTSPYKFYQFWLNVSDEDAKRYIKIFTALSKEEIDALTAEHDAAPHLRVLQKCLAKEVTIMVHSEEDYNAAVDASNILFGNATSDALKKLDEDTLLAVFEGVPQFEISRDALAAGVKAVDLFVDNAAVFASKGEMRKLVQGGGVSLNKEKLAAFDQVITTADLLDEKYLLVQRGKKNYYLIIAK
- the rnpA gene encoding ribonuclease P protein component, whose protein sequence is MPNTLRKSERLDRKKVIEKMFAGGSRSFSVFPLRVVYLPVEELEAPVSILVSVSKRRFKRAVKRNRVKRQIREAYRMNKHGLLAVLTEKKCRLAVAFIYLSDQLVDSSVIEDRMKTALARIAEKVAANAETEQTPQVS
- a CDS encoding TatD family hydrolase — encoded protein: MNIPVDIHTHRLPQVPGTAIANCYPETFSPQSGGWYSVGIHPWRIGRSGGEHSGVEGAVASRVCGLEELVRHPQVLAVGEAGLDKLADAPMDLQVEVFRCQACLAEEVGKPLVIHLVKAVDELLKVKRDLRPSNPWIIHGFRGKAALVEEYLKHGFYLSFGEKYQEVALCRVPADRLFIETDESEVSIGELYARAAEVRGISPEELGETLRRNVCKVFFKP